One genomic window of Sphingobacterium oryzagri includes the following:
- a CDS encoding glycoside hydrolase family 97 protein: MNWIKQLLFSLVTCCLFSLANAQQATISSPDEHLRVNLHLDKGKLSYDVWLDGKQLLEKSPLGILATHADLSSDLTWIDQKATTINERYAEPKIKISQVNYVANQLISTFQNREKQQLTVIFNVSNNNIAFRYHIPQVGEPANLIIQKELSGYKFPAISSTFLTPQASPMIGWMKTKPSYEEEYIPDGLLGAPSKYGVGFTFPALFHVGDRGWVLLSETGVDGSYCGSKLSEGSKDGLYSLAFPEAGENNGIGRANPTIALPGYTPWRTITVGSDLKPIVETTIAFDLVQPQYEASTKYSFGRATWSWLEWQDGSINIDDQKKFVDLSAAMGYEFTLVDNWWDTKISHAQIEQLAAYARSKKVGLCLWYNSNGFWNDAPQGPKNKMNNAISRKKEMAWMQKIGIKGIKVDFFGGDKQETMKLYEEILSDANDHGLVVIFHGCTLPRGWERMYPNFVGSEAVLASENLIFTQHANDTEAFNASLHPFIRNTVASMDFGPVLLNKRHNRENNGGTTRMTTETFQAATSVLFQTPVQNFGITPNNLTDAPAHLIEFMKEVPTTWDETVFLDGYPGKYVVLARRHQDTWYVVGINAEKQEKALRIALPMLKNKTLKVYGDDKARVAQFSNISLPKDKHIELRIPSGGASIIIGQ; this comes from the coding sequence ATGAACTGGATAAAACAGCTTCTTTTTAGTTTAGTTACTTGCTGCTTATTTTCGTTGGCTAACGCACAGCAAGCGACCATCAGCAGCCCGGACGAGCATCTGCGGGTAAATCTCCATCTGGATAAAGGAAAACTAAGCTATGATGTATGGTTAGATGGCAAGCAGCTGCTAGAAAAATCGCCATTAGGCATACTCGCTACGCACGCAGATTTGTCCAGCGACTTAACATGGATCGACCAAAAGGCCACAACAATCAATGAGCGCTATGCAGAGCCGAAGATAAAAATAAGCCAAGTAAACTATGTCGCCAATCAGCTGATCTCCACCTTTCAAAACAGAGAAAAACAACAACTGACGGTGATATTTAATGTCAGCAACAACAATATTGCTTTTCGCTATCATATTCCGCAGGTGGGGGAACCGGCCAATCTTATTATCCAAAAAGAGCTCAGTGGTTATAAATTTCCTGCCATCAGCAGCACTTTTTTAACGCCGCAAGCCAGTCCCATGATTGGCTGGATGAAAACCAAACCGAGTTACGAAGAAGAGTACATTCCTGATGGATTGCTCGGCGCACCATCCAAGTATGGTGTTGGCTTTACTTTCCCGGCACTTTTCCATGTTGGCGATCGTGGTTGGGTCTTACTCTCCGAAACCGGTGTCGATGGTTCATACTGCGGTTCTAAATTGAGCGAAGGTAGCAAAGATGGTTTATACAGTTTAGCTTTTCCGGAAGCTGGTGAAAACAATGGCATCGGTCGTGCCAACCCGACGATAGCATTGCCTGGCTACACGCCTTGGCGCACCATTACGGTGGGTAGCGACCTGAAGCCCATCGTAGAAACCACTATCGCATTTGATCTTGTGCAGCCACAATACGAAGCATCTACAAAATACAGCTTTGGTCGGGCTACATGGAGCTGGCTTGAATGGCAAGATGGCAGCATCAATATCGACGACCAGAAAAAATTTGTCGACCTTTCTGCAGCTATGGGCTACGAATTTACATTGGTTGACAATTGGTGGGATACGAAGATTAGCCATGCACAAATTGAGCAATTAGCAGCTTATGCGCGCAGCAAAAAAGTGGGTTTATGCCTGTGGTACAATTCCAATGGTTTTTGGAATGATGCACCACAAGGGCCTAAAAACAAAATGAACAATGCTATAAGCCGCAAAAAGGAAATGGCCTGGATGCAAAAAATAGGTATAAAAGGCATTAAAGTCGATTTCTTCGGCGGCGACAAGCAAGAAACCATGAAGCTTTACGAAGAAATTCTTTCCGATGCCAACGATCACGGACTTGTCGTTATTTTTCATGGCTGCACGTTACCACGCGGTTGGGAGCGCATGTATCCTAATTTCGTGGGCAGTGAGGCCGTGCTTGCTTCCGAAAACCTCATCTTTACGCAACATGCCAATGATACCGAAGCATTTAATGCCAGCTTACACCCGTTTATCCGCAACACTGTTGCTTCGATGGATTTCGGTCCGGTATTGCTCAACAAACGCCACAACCGTGAAAATAATGGCGGCACCACCCGCATGACCACAGAGACCTTTCAGGCAGCCACGTCGGTTTTGTTTCAAACACCGGTTCAGAATTTTGGCATCACGCCCAATAACCTGACCGATGCACCAGCACACCTGATCGAATTTATGAAAGAGGTGCCTACCACCTGGGATGAAACCGTATTTCTGGACGGCTATCCTGGAAAATACGTTGTTCTAGCACGCCGACACCAAGATACTTGGTATGTCGTGGGTATCAATGCCGAGAAACAGGAAAAAGCACTGCGCATCGCCTTGCCCATGTTGAAAAATAAAACGTTAAAGGTTTATGGTGATGATAAAGCGCGCGTAGCACAGTTCTCCAACATTTCACTACCGAAAGACAAACACATCGAACTGCGTATTCCTAGCGGCGGTGCCAGTATCATCATCGGCCAGTAA
- a CDS encoding TetR/AcrR family transcriptional regulator, with protein sequence MQTKKRKEVAGPIRNKERTKTRLLDTIGQILGEETYAGLSISMICKKSGLNPKLVYLYFGSFDNLLENFLSRKLEITRQQFLDEASHAKAKNTEDRLQSVLDHLDTLRKDEVLKKMLHWAIVEKRNKNVKSLMGMYEQHFNMLLEDVLPKHAGKESDAFASLLAVVVSGMLYLSIHDCETSSFIGLNMTKKEDQERVTTALRRIIEREIA encoded by the coding sequence ATGCAAACCAAAAAACGAAAAGAGGTCGCGGGGCCAATTAGAAACAAAGAACGAACGAAAACACGCTTGCTTGATACAATCGGGCAGATACTAGGTGAAGAAACTTACGCCGGTCTTTCTATCAGTATGATTTGTAAAAAATCCGGACTAAACCCCAAACTGGTTTACCTTTATTTCGGTAGTTTTGATAATTTGCTGGAAAATTTTTTAAGTCGAAAGTTGGAAATTACGCGCCAGCAATTTTTGGATGAAGCCAGCCATGCGAAAGCAAAAAATACGGAAGATCGACTTCAATCCGTGTTAGACCATTTAGACACTTTACGAAAAGATGAAGTGCTAAAAAAAATGTTGCACTGGGCGATCGTTGAAAAGCGCAACAAAAATGTGAAATCGCTGATGGGTATGTATGAGCAGCATTTCAATATGCTCTTGGAAGATGTGCTGCCTAAACATGCCGGAAAGGAATCGGATGCGTTTGCTTCACTACTAGCCGTTGTGGTATCTGGTATGCTCTATTTGTCCATCCACGACTGCGAAACTTCGTCTTTTATCGGCTTGAATATGACCAAAAAAGAAGATCAGGAGCGCGTAACGACCGCATTACGTCGTATTATTGAGCGCGAGATCGCTTAA
- a CDS encoding response regulator → MDTQIVKEKYRLAIIEDRQPVLDSLIHFFKDSAYFDLQLASNSFEGLTDAWKTQTLDIVLSDIGLPGRSGIEVTWYVKRRAPEIQVVLFTVFDNKDAVFQALCAGATGYLLKSTPLPEMEERLLEVMQGGSVMSPQVARLVFEHFNPALGLQKQDNTQQLTPREVEIVTMLQTGASYKDVSTKLFISVDTVKYHIRNIYKKLQVSSRSELILKYKLL, encoded by the coding sequence ATGGATACACAAATAGTGAAAGAAAAATATCGCCTGGCCATTATCGAAGATCGGCAACCTGTATTGGATTCCTTGATTCATTTTTTTAAAGATTCCGCTTATTTCGATCTCCAGCTAGCCAGCAACTCGTTTGAGGGCTTAACCGATGCCTGGAAAACACAAACGCTCGACATCGTATTAAGCGATATTGGTTTGCCCGGTCGCTCAGGCATTGAGGTGACCTGGTATGTCAAAAGACGTGCACCAGAGATACAAGTCGTCTTGTTTACTGTTTTCGACAATAAAGACGCTGTTTTTCAGGCACTTTGCGCAGGCGCGACCGGATACCTGTTAAAAAGCACGCCACTACCGGAAATGGAAGAACGATTATTGGAAGTTATGCAAGGAGGATCAGTTATGAGTCCGCAGGTTGCGCGCTTGGTGTTTGAGCATTTCAATCCCGCCCTCGGACTACAGAAGCAAGATAACACCCAGCAACTGACGCCGCGCGAAGTGGAAATCGTAACGATGCTGCAAACCGGCGCTTCCTATAAGGATGTATCGACCAAATTATTTATCAGTGTTGACACGGTAAAATATCATATTCGCAACATTTACAAAAAGCTTCAAGTGAGCAGCCGATCAGAGCTCATTCTAAAATACAAGCTATTGTAG
- a CDS encoding two-component regulator propeller domain-containing protein, protein MDSIMRVWRVWLLCLGLLYGVTLLAQNNKATFLSLQEGLSNQQVLDIAHDDDGFVWIATELGLNRFASNSFVTYYKGEQADGHSINSNEINTLLYDRGQLYIGTRANGLNVLDVKQNKFSYYQHDPKDRNSIATNDITDIIKNRDGKLWLATYHQGLQLFDPVKQSFVSYNKKKLPALPENSIWALAEDAQGLVYIGHVNKGLTIFNPQNLDIQHLDGPMAGLPDPEIKALFCDQDNNIWIGTRKGLAVYHPKTKRIQHIPLAAQSKNHREPFIYSITAVDDALYIGAESAQVFVVRSRHNVLTQQQDVQHIHVVDLDRGRNASVQDIAPDRFGNIWMAIYDGGIGFISHLKPFFSIFPAKDNPQRHDLATVSGIFEDRDKKLWLATEGHGVVQLDAERTEQLVPPGGATDDFLLSAFQDSHQKKWFGMRKGGVTFFDPQTKRWQEIDLGEHVTEVRAIMEDSKGCIWFAAQQGLYGFDPKTGKVEKLLINQPMLGDYAPRTVIEDSKGRIWVGTYGQGLYVYNAADRRLLKRFSTENSLPNNSVNYLYRDRNNNMWIATNEGLVFQSVNKELGEMETIVPPTSSSWQHINAIAEDSNGNIWCSSKTGLLRYLPEDKRFLSYDEAFGLPLGGFINNSVGRDSQGRLYFGMHTGVCFFEPTAIPLKLKLSPIRISRFTVFHSGESLTQPDRYMSATRQIKLRHDENSFRIELAVMDYALNDLVEFSYKLEGRSDDWIFLGSEKNLDFRNIPYGEYNLCIRMRLRNDSWSNDYQRLSITIAAPYYLGNTAILLYILLGISIISILIFFYSRKIKAEAELRVKELQLAHDEKLHSERLNFYTNITHELRTPLTLILGPLDDLLQENQLASKQRGLLQVVQKSANRLFNLVNQLLEFRKVESQYKTLDLSAGFLGEMLRDLVQRYAELNTNPDLCIYADIPQPAVKTTFDGEIIQLIIDNLMSNAIKHTKKGHIIVRLRYAQDSLSTCALIEVEDSGCGVAADHLDKIFDKFYQVPRTAAQGTGVGLALVKELVAIHQGSLSVSSTMDQGTTFCLRLLTNAVEQPVEKISVQPLESEQQAQSPHTQRPLLLLVEDDVDLRSYLVALLRAQYDVMSAENGEAGFSQAKNHIPDLVISDIMMPDMDGFGLLARLKQERETSHIPFIFLTAKDTELDRQRGYELGVDSYLQKPVSGKLLQHRIDNLLAKRKTLYQEVLQQLTTAKDAPAISLESANEQSWRENAFVQDFVNIVEAHIEDEVLDASTLAERMHMSQSTLYRKLKGITGKNINQLVRKVRIHKAAELLRSGKYNITEVSFMVGINSAVYFRQCFKEEFGQLPSEYQKSQTPR, encoded by the coding sequence ATGGATAGCATCATGAGGGTTTGGAGGGTTTGGCTGCTTTGTTTGGGTTTGCTATATGGTGTTACTTTATTGGCACAAAACAACAAAGCAACCTTTTTATCGTTACAGGAAGGGCTGTCTAACCAGCAGGTGCTCGACATTGCGCATGATGATGATGGTTTTGTCTGGATCGCCACAGAGCTCGGTCTCAATCGTTTCGCCAGTAACTCCTTCGTGACGTATTACAAAGGCGAGCAAGCCGATGGCCATTCCATTAACAGCAATGAAATCAACACACTTCTGTATGATCGTGGCCAGCTATACATTGGCACACGGGCTAACGGACTAAATGTGCTGGATGTCAAACAAAACAAATTCAGCTATTACCAACACGATCCAAAAGACCGTAACTCGATCGCTACAAACGACATTACCGATATTATTAAAAATCGCGATGGCAAGCTGTGGTTAGCGACTTACCATCAAGGTTTGCAGCTTTTTGATCCGGTTAAGCAATCATTTGTCAGCTACAACAAAAAGAAACTTCCTGCCCTGCCCGAAAATAGCATTTGGGCTTTAGCCGAAGATGCACAAGGTTTGGTATACATCGGGCATGTAAACAAAGGCTTAACCATTTTTAACCCGCAAAACCTGGATATACAACATTTGGATGGGCCAATGGCAGGCCTGCCTGATCCGGAAATTAAAGCATTGTTTTGTGATCAGGATAATAACATCTGGATCGGCACCCGAAAAGGGCTTGCCGTTTACCACCCGAAAACCAAACGTATACAACACATACCTTTAGCTGCGCAAAGCAAAAACCACCGCGAACCTTTTATTTATTCGATCACGGCGGTAGATGATGCACTGTATATTGGTGCCGAGTCGGCACAGGTATTTGTCGTGCGCAGCAGGCACAATGTGCTCACCCAACAGCAAGACGTGCAGCACATCCACGTTGTCGATCTGGATCGTGGACGCAATGCCTCCGTTCAAGACATCGCGCCCGATCGTTTTGGCAATATCTGGATGGCAATTTACGATGGTGGAATCGGCTTTATCAGTCATTTAAAACCATTTTTTAGCATTTTCCCGGCTAAAGATAATCCGCAGCGCCACGATTTGGCTACCGTGAGCGGCATCTTTGAAGATCGTGATAAAAAACTCTGGCTTGCTACCGAAGGACACGGTGTTGTACAGCTTGATGCCGAGCGAACGGAACAACTTGTTCCACCGGGCGGAGCAACAGACGACTTTCTGCTGAGCGCTTTTCAAGATAGTCATCAAAAAAAATGGTTTGGTATGCGCAAAGGTGGTGTGACCTTTTTTGATCCGCAGACAAAGCGTTGGCAGGAGATCGACCTGGGCGAGCACGTCACCGAGGTTCGCGCCATTATGGAAGACAGCAAAGGCTGCATCTGGTTCGCTGCTCAGCAAGGCCTCTACGGCTTCGATCCGAAAACTGGAAAAGTCGAAAAGTTATTGATCAACCAACCGATGCTGGGTGACTATGCGCCACGCACAGTGATCGAAGATAGTAAAGGCCGTATCTGGGTAGGCACCTATGGACAAGGCTTATACGTTTACAATGCCGCTGATCGCCGTCTGTTAAAGCGTTTTTCGACCGAAAACAGCCTGCCCAACAATTCGGTAAACTATCTGTATCGCGATCGGAACAACAATATGTGGATCGCGACCAATGAAGGCCTGGTCTTTCAAAGCGTAAATAAAGAGTTAGGCGAAATGGAGACAATCGTACCGCCAACCAGCAGCTCCTGGCAACATATCAACGCGATAGCGGAAGATAGCAACGGTAACATCTGGTGCTCCAGCAAGACGGGCTTATTGCGTTATCTTCCGGAAGACAAACGTTTTTTAAGTTACGACGAGGCATTTGGTCTTCCTCTTGGTGGTTTTATAAACAATAGCGTAGGTCGGGATAGCCAAGGCCGCTTGTATTTCGGCATGCATACGGGCGTATGCTTTTTTGAGCCGACAGCCATCCCGCTAAAGCTTAAGCTTTCGCCAATTCGTATAAGCCGCTTTACGGTTTTTCACAGCGGCGAATCATTAACACAGCCTGACCGATATATGTCCGCAACACGCCAGATCAAGCTTCGCCATGATGAAAACAGCTTCCGCATTGAGCTAGCCGTCATGGACTATGCATTAAATGATCTTGTCGAATTTAGTTATAAACTCGAAGGCCGCAGCGACGATTGGATCTTTTTAGGCAGCGAAAAAAACCTGGACTTTCGCAATATTCCGTATGGTGAATACAATCTATGTATACGCATGCGCCTGCGCAACGATAGCTGGTCTAACGACTACCAGCGACTATCTATCACAATCGCAGCGCCGTATTATCTAGGCAACACCGCCATTCTACTCTATATACTTTTGGGAATCAGCATCATCAGTATATTGATTTTTTTCTACAGCAGAAAGATCAAAGCTGAGGCCGAGCTACGTGTTAAGGAACTGCAACTGGCACATGACGAAAAGCTGCACAGCGAGCGGCTCAATTTCTACACCAATATCACACATGAACTGCGCACGCCGTTGACGTTAATCCTTGGTCCGCTAGATGATCTTTTGCAGGAAAACCAACTCGCGAGCAAGCAGCGTGGCCTGCTGCAGGTCGTTCAGAAAAGTGCCAATCGGCTTTTTAATCTCGTCAATCAGTTGCTCGAATTTCGCAAGGTGGAATCGCAATACAAAACGCTGGATTTGAGTGCCGGGTTTCTTGGTGAAATGCTGCGTGATCTTGTGCAACGTTATGCCGAACTCAATACCAACCCGGATCTTTGCATTTATGCAGATATTCCGCAGCCCGCCGTCAAAACCACGTTTGATGGTGAAATCATCCAGCTCATTATCGATAATTTGATGAGCAACGCGATCAAACATACAAAAAAAGGGCATATTATCGTGCGCCTGCGCTACGCTCAGGACAGCCTGAGCACCTGCGCACTCATTGAGGTCGAAGATTCCGGCTGCGGCGTTGCCGCCGATCATCTGGATAAGATTTTTGATAAATTTTACCAAGTTCCGCGTACCGCGGCACAAGGCACCGGCGTTGGACTAGCTTTAGTAAAAGAACTCGTGGCCATTCATCAGGGCAGCTTGAGCGTGAGCAGTACGATGGATCAAGGCACCACGTTTTGTTTGCGATTGCTGACAAATGCGGTAGAGCAGCCTGTAGAAAAAATAAGCGTGCAGCCGCTGGAAAGCGAGCAACAGGCCCAATCGCCGCATACGCAACGGCCACTGCTGCTGCTCGTTGAAGATGACGTCGATCTGCGATCTTATTTAGTTGCTCTATTACGTGCGCAGTACGATGTTATGAGTGCCGAAAACGGCGAAGCTGGCTTTAGCCAAGCAAAAAACCATATCCCTGATTTAGTTATCAGTGATATTATGATGCCCGACATGGATGGTTTCGGGTTATTAGCCCGGTTAAAGCAAGAGCGGGAAACGAGCCATATTCCGTTTATCTTTCTGACGGCAAAAGATACCGAGCTAGACCGGCAAAGAGGTTATGAACTGGGCGTAGATTCTTACCTCCAAAAACCTGTCAGCGGAAAGCTGCTGCAACATCGCATAGACAACCTACTTGCTAAGCGAAAAACACTTTACCAAGAGGTTTTACAACAGCTAACGACAGCAAAAGATGCTCCGGCCATCTCGCTCGAATCCGCAAACGAACAAAGCTGGCGAGAAAATGCTTTCGTGCAAGATTTTGTGAACATTGTCGAAGCGCATATTGAAGATGAAGTGCTGGATGCCAGCACGCTGGCCGAGCGCATGCACATGAGTCAATCTACACTTTATCGGAAACTGAAAGGCATAACGGGTAAAAACATTAACCAGCTCGTGCGCAAGGTACGTATCCATAAAGCCGCTGAGCTGCTTCGGTCTGGCAAATACAACATCACCGAAGTATCGTTTATGGTCGGCATCAACAGCGCCGTATACTTTCGCCAATGTTTCAAAGAAGAGTTTGGGCAATTGCCATCCGAGTACCAGAAAAGCCAAACGCCTCGATAA
- a CDS encoding histidine kinase — translation MKKNISGTRMCWILGLFLLCIMESKAELPYRYAKVLNGVDEHHKMFSSAAKDARGMVWLISGGELYRYDGINVTPFSKLYEKKLPFEDIQALAIDPWGRIWINGRNSVFIFDTERWTFVHDPSLVRGLRNNKAISFYRYQDDFFVASESGDVWQVSKQNKALLFSFDSHKSLKRRTIDRLFKADKQSLWLAYNGKLYHYNRRQKQRAVYAIPLPIFNHTEDILPVKNGLLLRSYRDGYYLFKDKQFTATELTNEKENDFDNWNHWAFEDSSSVKIFHKSGQYFEYSRDTNFRLLKKGYHRLDQNVFHKRLNGWTSIDKEWLLATDDGLYAVFPTALNFEFMEIGSARGMIKQQDRYYFGGYGQLHHMSARGALKKLDASPTNNYYAFLDIHPDTSFIALEGRFLTRLVHGKLSDLPLRIPKNMRDQFSEMALCLSSYRANQLLVGTANGIWRYDKTNGSVAPLTDDKGRFFSEGLRIFSIQYRDGSIIFTSEEGYHRFSENQYQTLYPLDGSKLLIHDLLIVGNKTYLASKGRGLIILSDNNVRSISVEDGMASNTIYQLGAVDGVIFAGTHRGLSVLKDENIYNYHVVDGLPFEEFNHQAMYYDSEAKRLFMGGTGGYIAFYPSKLNTTPKEQHTIAPSLASLSIGLRENKFINNFATANMQFIKLPRETMMLSLNFSRPDHYRLGYRLFYKIEPYMDEFQAMPASGQINLSGVKAGQYTVHVKLLPNQHARAQVWTWTLEKEPLFFETQAFYLLILIGIATITSFFLYERERRAKSERQLRRQISSDLHDEVGGLLTGISMQADLLRYRPTEQQLENIDAIRQYSREATQMMDDIVWTIDVRNNYQGSLEDRIKFLSHNMLQPLGVTLVLDLQSDYDRKIPQSIRQNTYLILKEALHNICKHTKATQVHITFIINSRSYFLEVRNDGISRHPATQGLRSGQGTKNMKRRAQQIKGRLFIWKRDGHYFVQLSGYFRNSTWQRWLRRFKRSIHA, via the coding sequence ATGAAAAAAAATATCTCGGGGACGCGTATGTGTTGGATACTCGGCTTGTTTTTGCTATGCATTATGGAAAGCAAAGCTGAATTACCCTATCGATACGCAAAAGTTTTAAATGGTGTTGATGAGCACCACAAAATGTTCAGTTCGGCAGCAAAAGATGCGCGGGGAATGGTATGGCTCATTTCCGGCGGCGAACTCTATCGATACGATGGCATTAACGTCACGCCTTTCAGCAAGCTTTACGAAAAAAAATTACCTTTTGAAGATATACAAGCGCTGGCGATCGATCCTTGGGGAAGAATATGGATCAACGGCCGAAACAGCGTCTTTATTTTCGATACCGAACGATGGACGTTCGTCCATGACCCATCGCTTGTAAGAGGCCTCCGCAACAACAAAGCGATCAGTTTCTATCGATACCAAGATGATTTTTTCGTCGCATCCGAATCGGGCGATGTTTGGCAGGTTTCAAAGCAAAACAAAGCCCTTTTATTTTCCTTTGATAGCCACAAAAGCTTAAAACGCCGAACGATTGACCGACTATTCAAGGCCGATAAACAGTCGTTATGGCTAGCTTACAACGGCAAACTCTATCACTATAACAGACGGCAAAAACAGCGCGCTGTATACGCTATTCCCCTCCCCATATTTAACCACACCGAAGATATTCTACCTGTCAAGAATGGCTTGTTGCTTCGCAGTTACCGCGACGGATATTACCTATTCAAAGACAAACAGTTTACTGCCACCGAATTGACAAATGAAAAAGAGAATGATTTCGACAACTGGAATCATTGGGCTTTTGAAGACAGCAGCAGCGTCAAGATATTTCACAAATCCGGACAGTATTTTGAATACTCGCGCGATACGAATTTCCGACTCCTGAAGAAAGGCTACCATCGCTTGGATCAAAATGTTTTTCATAAGCGACTCAACGGCTGGACTTCCATCGATAAAGAATGGCTCTTAGCTACCGACGATGGTTTATATGCTGTTTTTCCTACAGCACTTAATTTTGAGTTTATGGAAATTGGCAGTGCCAGAGGCATGATCAAGCAGCAAGATCGCTATTATTTTGGCGGCTATGGACAACTGCACCACATGTCGGCGCGCGGCGCTCTAAAAAAGTTGGATGCATCGCCAACAAATAATTATTACGCTTTTCTTGACATTCACCCCGACACCAGCTTTATTGCGTTGGAAGGTCGTTTTCTGACACGGCTGGTACATGGCAAACTATCCGATTTGCCTTTACGCATTCCCAAAAACATGCGCGACCAGTTTAGCGAGATGGCGCTTTGTCTGAGCAGCTACCGCGCAAATCAACTGCTGGTTGGCACCGCTAACGGCATCTGGCGATACGATAAAACAAATGGATCGGTAGCGCCATTGACAGACGACAAAGGTCGATTTTTTAGTGAAGGGCTACGCATTTTTTCGATCCAATATCGCGATGGCAGCATCATCTTCACGAGCGAAGAGGGCTATCACCGGTTTTCGGAAAACCAGTACCAAACATTATATCCGTTAGACGGTTCCAAACTACTGATACACGATCTTCTTATCGTAGGCAACAAAACCTATCTCGCCAGCAAAGGACGGGGCTTAATCATCCTTTCGGACAACAACGTGCGCAGCATTAGCGTAGAAGACGGCATGGCAAGCAACACAATCTACCAACTTGGCGCCGTTGATGGCGTTATCTTTGCCGGTACGCATCGCGGCCTATCTGTTTTAAAAGACGAAAATATCTATAATTATCACGTGGTGGATGGTCTCCCTTTCGAAGAATTTAACCACCAGGCGATGTACTACGACAGCGAAGCTAAGCGACTGTTTATGGGCGGAACAGGCGGCTATATTGCCTTTTACCCCAGCAAGCTGAATACGACGCCAAAAGAGCAGCACACCATTGCGCCAAGTCTCGCCAGCTTGTCCATCGGGTTGCGTGAAAACAAGTTTATCAACAATTTTGCAACAGCCAACATGCAGTTTATTAAGCTACCACGGGAAACCATGATGCTTTCACTTAACTTTTCGCGGCCAGATCATTATCGGCTCGGTTATCGGTTGTTTTACAAAATTGAACCATACATGGACGAATTTCAAGCCATGCCAGCTTCAGGACAAATCAACCTATCTGGTGTTAAGGCTGGTCAATACACGGTTCATGTTAAACTCCTACCCAACCAGCATGCACGCGCACAAGTCTGGACATGGACACTCGAAAAAGAACCTTTATTTTTCGAAACGCAGGCATTTTACCTGCTTATTTTGATCGGCATAGCCACCATTACTTCTTTCTTTCTCTACGAGCGCGAGCGCCGGGCAAAAAGCGAGCGACAGTTGCGCCGACAAATATCCAGCGATCTGCACGATGAGGTCGGTGGGCTACTGACCGGTATATCCATGCAGGCCGATCTGTTGCGCTACCGCCCTACCGAGCAGCAACTGGAAAACATCGATGCCATTCGCCAATACAGCCGAGAAGCCACCCAAATGATGGATGATATCGTGTGGACCATTGACGTTCGTAATAATTACCAAGGCAGTTTAGAAGATCGGATTAAATTTTTATCGCACAATATGCTGCAACCACTCGGCGTAACGCTGGTTTTAGACCTGCAAAGCGATTATGACCGCAAAATACCGCAATCCATCAGACAAAACACCTATCTCATCTTGAAAGAGGCGCTGCACAATATATGCAAACACACCAAAGCTACGCAGGTGCATATCACCTTCATCATCAACAGTCGCTCTTACTTTCTCGAAGTGAGAAACGACGGCATATCCAGGCACCCAGCCACACAAGGCCTCCGCTCTGGACAGGGTACAAAAAACATGAAGCGTAGAGCGCAACAGATTAAGGGCCGGTTATTTATCTGGAAACGAGATGGACATTATTTCGTTCAGTTATCGGGATACTTCCGCAACAGCACTTGGCAACGCTGGCTGAGAAGGTTTAAACGTAGTATACATGCATAA